The segment ggcctaagtgaggctgctatttaaaacCTCACAACTTcaaattagccacacctgtgattagctgctggacagcttcacagctgtctgggataatggcccaccctctctccaattatcccaaaccccagggacccagaacacagtttatcaactgcataatcaaatacacactctttctccctggggttttaactgaaaggagaaatagcatgtacaatgcttggtcttaaatatcttccatttataaccaggccttgctttctgtcacaatatatatatatatatatatatatatatatatatatatatatatatatatatatatatatatatatatatatataaaaatacttagaatatattcccctatgtgaagaacattggaatgtgaaatatttacattaaatacacagttacacactttaattaaatatgaatattccataaatatgattttaatatttttcagctccctgactgcaaagggcttcaatgcacttatatatgtctatatatgtatgcatacatttttatgtttttaagtatttacagacatatatacacatataaatacatagatacatatgtgcacacttaaacacacacacacacgcacatatatatacatacatatacatatttagatatgaatgtatctctattttaatacCCCTTGCAGGTCTATATTTtttaactgatacctcatatctttaagctcttataactttttaatgcatttttaatatgttttattatacagtgttattatgagtgggattgtactgtacaatgtattttaatgtgttttgtgcaactttttgtcttgcataacagttaaccagaactctgaagtcgcactaaccctacgcacgttaaattcaagcaaacatgtttactttcaactcttaatatgcaTGATACTTATAACACACGCAAAGAGTCTTGATATACCCCTTATTGACCAGGCGCAATAGTTAGTgtgctactcataatctagcccataatgagcTAGTAAAATCAAAAGAATCAATAAAGAAAATGCAAAGGCCATATACCATTCTACAGGAAGACTAATTTATATCAACATAGCCATAGAAACATTTATAAATTCTGAATTATATTTGAGATTTTCCTACTGCATAATTTATCTAGTAATTTATTATTATCAAATACCTATTTTTACTTTGATAACAGTctgttttttgcttctttttatcTTCCAGAAGGAAAAACTAGTGGTACAGTAGATTCTTCTTGCTCACAGAATGTGTGGGAGCAACCAGACTCAAATCATTGAGGTTCTACTTCTTGGATTTCTTGATCTATATCACTTTAAAGCTCTAATTTTCATTGTGCTTCTCCTGATGTACATCTTGATAATAAGCGGAAATTTCCTCATCATATTTTTGATCACAGTTAGTGAACAActcaatattccaatgttcttttttaTTAAACACTTAGCTATAGGTGATGTCCTTCTAACTACCACTATTATTCCAAAAATGCTAGAAATCATATTAAAAGACAAAGTGAAATTATCGATAATTAATTGCATAATACAACTTTACATTTTTGGGGTCTCAGGATTTGTGCAGTGCTTCCTCTTAGCGGTGATGTCCTATGACCGATACCTTGCCATTTGTAATCCCTTGCATTATTCTTCCATTATGGTGGCCAAGCTTTGTCTCCAGTTAGTCACTGCATCATGGTTATTAGTTTGCATCCTTATATCAAGTGGAATTACACTGGTAAGCCAATTGCAGTTTTGTGGTCAAAATAGTATCAACCATTTCTTCTGTGACTTTATCCCCCTCTTAGAGCTATCTTCTTCAGATAcatcaatattaaaaacattagattTTGTCAGCTCTTGTTTTATGATGTTCTTCCCATTTGTGTATATCATTATAACTTATGTATATATCTTCTTCACCATCCTCAATATTTCTTCTACCACTGGAAGGAAGAAGGCTTTCTCTACCTGCAGCTCACATCTGACTATTGTTTGTGCATATTATGGAACTCTCATTGCAGTTTACATGGTACCATCTGATGGAAATGTCAATAAGTTTAGATCTTTGTTGTATATTGTGATAACACCATTAATGAATCCACTTATATATAGTCTTAGGAAT is part of the Bombina bombina isolate aBomBom1 chromosome 6, aBomBom1.pri, whole genome shotgun sequence genome and harbors:
- the LOC128664732 gene encoding olfactory receptor 490-like translates to MCGSNQTQIIEVLLLGFLDLYHFKALIFIVLLLMYILIISGNFLIIFLITVSEQLNIPMFFFIKHLAIGDVLLTTTIIPKMLEIILKDKVKLSIINCIIQLYIFGVSGFVQCFLLAVMSYDRYLAICNPLHYSSIMVAKLCLQLVTASWLLVCILISSGITLVSQLQFCGQNSINHFFCDFIPLLELSSSDTSILKTLDFVSSCFMMFFPFVYIIITYVYIFFTILNISSTTGRKKAFSTCSSHLTIVCAYYGTLIAVYMVPSDGNVNKFRSLLYIVITPLMNPLIYSLRNIEIRGALMNILKKSRMNINL